In the genome of Nitrospira japonica, one region contains:
- a CDS encoding class I SAM-dependent methyltransferase → MQFNPGSDEKFQIVLNTYRVFGFWETLKEVILYVLSRKPADDFDRKYGVVTSGEAESSEAGITDETARSLAVAYVPSREIVIRHILHNTTKGLDLKEYSFIDLGCGKGRALIVAAQLPFKEVIGVELSPLHSEVATANIERYLSNPNCAAACRNVRVNCANALDFEFPVNDLLIYMYRPFIGPVFRGVADNLRRFQETTGRRVLIAYSCPVEELMLGQYSGFVKRTEYQVISMDYSWSLWECRREEEPALSLSRAN, encoded by the coding sequence ATGCAGTTCAATCCCGGTAGCGACGAGAAGTTCCAGATCGTGCTCAACACCTATCGAGTGTTCGGATTCTGGGAAACTCTCAAGGAGGTCATTCTGTACGTCTTGAGTCGGAAGCCGGCCGATGATTTCGATCGGAAATACGGAGTCGTGACCTCCGGGGAAGCCGAATCGTCGGAGGCTGGCATTACGGACGAGACGGCCAGGAGTCTGGCAGTCGCCTATGTTCCGTCGAGGGAGATCGTCATTCGGCACATTTTGCACAACACGACGAAGGGACTCGATCTCAAGGAGTATTCCTTCATTGACCTGGGATGCGGGAAAGGCCGCGCCTTGATCGTCGCCGCCCAATTGCCGTTCAAGGAAGTGATCGGCGTCGAGTTGTCACCGTTGCACAGCGAGGTGGCCACGGCGAACATCGAGCGGTATCTTTCCAATCCGAACTGCGCCGCCGCCTGTCGGAACGTGCGGGTCAATTGCGCCAATGCACTCGATTTCGAATTCCCCGTGAACGATCTGCTCATTTACATGTACCGCCCGTTCATCGGGCCGGTCTTCCGGGGCGTCGCGGACAATCTTCGCCGGTTCCAAGAAACGACCGGGCGCCGGGTACTGATCGCCTATTCGTGCCCGGTCGAGGAACTGATGCTCGGACAGTATTCGGGATTCGTCAAACGGACGGAGTATCAAGTCATCTCTATGGACTATTCATGGAGTTTGTGGGAGTGCCGCAGAGAAGAGGAGCCGGCACTCTCGCTGAGCCGGGCTAACTAA
- a CDS encoding efflux RND transporter periplasmic adaptor subunit: protein MKGLSILLVVAAVAVVLVVRAWDRSTDESAVARETSSKSMLVEVVQAKVGAINESIQAVGTLQAIASITIRPEIPGIVRRIHFSDGQLVDRMAPLVELDQDELQAQANQAVAQERLAQLTYERLKRLSVQQTTIVPAQQVDEARMALQAAAANSLLFGTRLKKSVIKAPFAGTVGLRRVSVGDYVQPGQDLVNLEDLQTLHVDFKVPEVWLSRLSGNQAVGVMTDAFPGVTFQGKVTAIDPRVDSVNRTISVRAVVPNQDGRLRPGLFATVNVMLGQDARAVLIPEEAVFVQRDRSMVYRIQDGTARLAELVTGAHERGMVQVKEGLSAGDQIVRTGTHKLQDGMAVVAR from the coding sequence GTGAAGGGATTATCGATTCTCCTCGTAGTGGCCGCTGTGGCGGTCGTCTTGGTCGTGCGTGCATGGGACCGTTCCACCGACGAATCGGCGGTCGCTCGGGAAACCTCGAGCAAGTCGATGCTGGTCGAAGTGGTCCAAGCGAAGGTCGGGGCGATCAACGAGTCGATTCAGGCCGTCGGAACGTTGCAGGCGATCGCGTCGATCACGATCCGCCCGGAGATTCCCGGCATCGTCCGCCGGATCCATTTTTCTGACGGGCAGTTGGTCGATCGTATGGCGCCGCTGGTGGAACTGGACCAGGACGAATTGCAGGCGCAGGCCAACCAGGCCGTCGCCCAGGAGCGTCTCGCCCAGTTGACGTATGAACGGCTCAAGCGGCTCTCGGTGCAACAGACCACCATCGTGCCGGCGCAGCAGGTGGACGAAGCGAGGATGGCCCTGCAGGCTGCGGCTGCCAACAGCCTGTTGTTCGGTACGCGCTTGAAGAAGAGTGTGATCAAAGCCCCGTTTGCCGGCACGGTAGGGCTGCGCCGCGTGTCGGTCGGAGATTATGTGCAGCCCGGACAAGATCTCGTCAATCTCGAAGATTTGCAGACGCTGCACGTGGACTTCAAAGTGCCGGAGGTGTGGCTGAGCCGGCTGTCCGGCAACCAGGCGGTCGGCGTGATGACCGATGCGTTTCCGGGGGTGACCTTCCAGGGGAAAGTGACGGCCATCGATCCGCGGGTCGATTCGGTGAACCGCACGATCTCGGTGAGGGCGGTCGTGCCGAATCAGGACGGCCGGCTTCGCCCGGGATTGTTCGCCACGGTCAACGTCATGCTCGGCCAGGATGCCCGCGCCGTGCTCATTCCGGAGGAGGCCGTATTCGTGCAGCGCGACCGGTCGATGGTCTACCGTATACAAGACGGGACGGCCCGCCTGGCCGAACTGGTGACCGGCGCGCATGAGCGCGGAATGGTCCAGGTGAAAGAAGGACTCTCCGCCGGGGATCAGATCGTCCGCACCGGCACCCACAAACTTCAGGACGGCATGGCCGTCGTGGCCAGGTGA
- a CDS encoding non-ribosomal peptide synthetase encodes MQPSIDVQGFRLSPQQKRLWTLQQTFGAAYAQGTLVIDGALDGTRLKRSVESAVARHEAFRTLFCREPGVKVPLQVIAEDGNPAWDVVDVEAVGPAAQVVKRDEILEEHRRRPIDWDRGPLFRCTLCRLSNRSHWLLISLPALCADIRTLHNLAGEIAAGYGRDVVTESGEEPVQYAQFAEWQNELLADEEAAQGRRFWRELLADPATVTLPFEHAARGVETTSGWPAKTLAWELDADAAASLLTLSERRETPVEALILAAWQVVLWRVGGRRTFLMGLLGDGRKYDELESGMGLFAKWMPLRCRIDPDRPFQNLIDSAVSDRNRAREWQEYLTWESETDAAGAATSELAGFEFDSGGPLAHIGDVLFSFDPAGVRFEPLKLNLICTTRGRSIRLCLQADPGSVHSAALPVLAEAVTAVLTGAAAQPETAVGLLPVMGDSQRRRLLQGGRGAAHPLSAARPLHSVFERQAAARPDAVAVVCGDCRLTYAELNTKANQIAHGLNRMGVGRGALVGLCVERSVEMVAGLLGVLKAGAAYVPLDPENSPARLTFEISQAGIAVVLTQEQWLPRLPASGIRAHCLDFHEWTFTQEATGNPDRPVHPMELAYVIYTSGSTGVPKGVAATHLGVSNYTDFICRALNAEANLNYATVSTLGADLGNTVIFASLASGGCLHVIGYDTATDGLKFGDYCAAHPIDVLKIVPAHLQALLATADGSEVLPRRLLVLGGDVLPHALADHVAAAGRCRLLNHYGPTETTIGCLTFSVEQQDKDARLSATVPIGRPIDNAEAYILNERLDPVPVGVPGDLYLGGAGLARGYLGRPDLTAQRFVPHPLASEPGGRLYKTGDVARLLPDGAVEFLGRADFQIKLRGYRIELGEIEACLTEHPGIRQAVVTARQSGAGEKYLAAYVVPGDTSGEPSGWREFLKERLPDYMIPSAMVCLPALPLNQNGKVDRTLLPDPEEYLASSRRYVAPRNPTEEMLAGIWGSILKREQIGIYDNFFDLGGHSLLATQVMARVRSVFHVDLPLRTLFEATTVAQLGEAVESAGLQAGDADVPPVSRAARNGAIPLSFAQQRLWVLTQLDPDGASYNLPIALRLSGILDPAALERSINELVRRHEILRTTVSLSEGQPVQLVAPAQTIPLPVVSLDHLPGSEREAAVLRLATSEAQRPFELAYGPMLRVTLLTLDAEEHVLLLTMHHIVSDAWSSHILVREMTELYVAQLQGRPASLPELPVQYADFAVWQRQWLSGARLQRELNYWKDRLAGGLEPLNLPMDRPRPPVQTSRGASLTIPVSPELSAAVSELGRREGVTLFMTLLAGFYALLYRYTGRADLIVGSPIANRTRSEIEGLIGFFVNTLALRVDLSGSQTVRQLLALVREICLGAYTHQDVPFEKLVEVLQPVRDVSYSPIFQVMFELQNAPTSELAVPGLRIAAVDAEPLTAKFDLTLTLCETEGGLTASMEYNTDLFSADSVERMLRHYELILRDMVARPDAALEELRLLTGEEERRLLTEWNAGPPLRVPGRSFSQLFEDQASATPDATAASCWERRVTYRELSRQADRVAHALRVAGAGPETVVALLGDRGVDFLAMLLGILKVGAVYLPLDAAHPDLRLAHMLSESRAAVLLTTDSHRRRVKPVLDMLAEGTRPAVLTMEWIQGSATADPGPSVPRHAAEAAYAIYTSGSTGSPKGAVVEHRGMLNHLWGKVSTLPLTAGDVVAQTASQCFDISVWQFLAPLLCGAQVCIVSDEIAHDPERLLRHVERAGITILETVPALLQGMLDAADSAAAQRPGLERLRMVLPTGEALPGPLCRRWLARHPLIPLVNAYGPAECADDVTLHRITESPDEQVVSMPVGRPVPNLEVYVLSPSLSPVPVGVAGELCVAGAGVGRGYLRNPAKTAGVFVPHPFSDEPGSRLYRTGDMARYLPDGTVQFLGRIDHQVKVRGFRIEPGEIESQLMEHPDIHETAVVAKADARGDKRLVAYAAGRATRDGLRDFLRERLPEYMMPSAIVMLDSLPRNANGKIDRRSLPEPAGRDPQQTFVSPRTEMEAQLAGEWSEVLGLDRVGVHDNFFDLGGHSLTAVQLVSRIQRLVGKPIALLDLFQAPTIAALAERISGQAEAASSPFVVLQDGRGSAPLFCFDPTGTHVSAYQSLAYALEEDRPVYGLALSWIFSEQWNALSIDGIAARFTAIILERQPVGPYHLLGWSNGGAIALAVARLLEQQGRQPAFLGILDTQPQIAAASGASIGEDLLHYIQGDRKEMFLALPAAERRALTDALERLGEEDRVTYAIRWAQDRRLLSREESDASVSALKVAYALDCETVRVLREAARHPLRTPIHAWWTSATLSKRGGAPVDWTGCTSGPVETKTIVGEHMDAVQSIQVHQQISEILTRHAEVRQEH; translated from the coding sequence ATGCAACCAAGCATCGACGTACAAGGGTTCCGGCTTTCGCCCCAGCAAAAACGGCTGTGGACGCTTCAACAGACGTTCGGCGCCGCCTATGCCCAAGGGACATTGGTGATCGACGGCGCCTTGGACGGGACGCGGTTGAAACGGTCGGTGGAGTCGGCGGTGGCGAGACACGAGGCCTTCCGGACGCTGTTTTGCCGGGAGCCTGGCGTGAAAGTGCCGCTGCAGGTGATTGCCGAGGACGGCAACCCGGCCTGGGACGTCGTCGACGTCGAGGCGGTTGGTCCCGCGGCGCAGGTTGTGAAACGTGATGAAATCTTGGAGGAGCACCGGCGCCGGCCGATCGATTGGGACCGTGGGCCGCTTTTCCGGTGCACGTTGTGCCGGTTGTCGAACCGGAGTCATTGGCTCCTGATCAGTCTTCCGGCCCTATGCGCCGACATTCGCACCCTTCACAATCTGGCCGGCGAGATCGCCGCCGGTTACGGCAGGGATGTTGTGACCGAATCGGGCGAGGAGCCGGTGCAGTACGCGCAGTTCGCCGAATGGCAGAACGAATTATTGGCGGACGAGGAAGCGGCCCAGGGCCGCCGCTTCTGGCGGGAACTGTTGGCCGATCCCGCTACCGTCACGCTGCCGTTCGAGCATGCGGCGCGAGGCGTGGAAACCACTTCCGGCTGGCCGGCCAAGACGCTCGCCTGGGAACTGGATGCGGACGCGGCCGCATCGTTGCTGACTCTTTCCGAACGGCGCGAGACGCCCGTTGAGGCGCTCATCTTGGCGGCCTGGCAGGTGGTGCTCTGGCGGGTCGGCGGCCGGCGCACCTTTCTCATGGGGCTGCTCGGCGACGGGAGGAAATACGACGAGCTGGAGTCCGGGATGGGACTCTTTGCCAAGTGGATGCCGCTGCGATGCCGGATCGATCCGGATCGCCCGTTTCAGAATCTGATCGACTCGGCCGTGTCCGACCGGAACCGCGCGCGCGAGTGGCAGGAATATTTGACGTGGGAGAGCGAAACCGATGCCGCCGGAGCCGCAACGTCGGAGCTGGCAGGCTTTGAGTTCGATAGCGGAGGACCGCTCGCGCATATCGGAGACGTGTTGTTCTCGTTTGATCCAGCGGGCGTCCGGTTCGAGCCGCTCAAGCTCAACCTGATCTGTACGACGCGAGGCCGATCGATCCGCCTGTGCCTGCAGGCTGATCCCGGATCGGTTCACTCGGCGGCGCTTCCGGTTCTCGCAGAGGCCGTAACGGCAGTACTCACCGGTGCGGCGGCGCAGCCGGAGACCGCCGTCGGGCTGCTGCCCGTAATGGGCGACTCCCAACGGCGTCGATTGCTGCAGGGAGGCCGCGGGGCCGCGCATCCGCTCTCGGCAGCCCGGCCCCTCCACAGTGTGTTCGAACGTCAAGCGGCGGCGCGTCCCGATGCCGTCGCCGTCGTCTGCGGAGACTGTCGTCTGACTTATGCGGAATTGAACACCAAGGCCAATCAGATCGCGCATGGGTTGAACCGGATGGGTGTCGGGCGCGGCGCGCTCGTGGGCCTGTGCGTCGAGCGCTCGGTCGAAATGGTCGCGGGATTATTGGGGGTGCTGAAGGCCGGCGCCGCCTATGTGCCGCTCGATCCGGAGAATTCTCCGGCGCGCCTGACGTTCGAGATCTCGCAGGCCGGCATTGCCGTCGTGCTGACGCAGGAGCAATGGCTGCCGCGGTTGCCGGCCTCAGGGATACGGGCTCACTGTCTGGATTTCCACGAGTGGACCTTCACGCAAGAAGCGACGGGTAATCCGGATCGGCCGGTTCATCCCATGGAATTGGCCTATGTGATCTATACCTCCGGATCGACCGGTGTTCCGAAAGGCGTGGCCGCGACGCACCTTGGAGTTTCGAACTACACGGATTTCATCTGCCGCGCGTTGAACGCGGAGGCGAATCTGAACTATGCGACCGTCTCGACGCTCGGAGCCGACCTGGGCAACACCGTGATCTTCGCCTCGCTGGCGTCCGGCGGCTGTCTGCATGTGATCGGATATGACACGGCCACCGACGGACTGAAGTTCGGGGACTATTGCGCGGCGCATCCCATCGACGTCCTCAAGATCGTGCCGGCCCATCTCCAGGCATTGCTCGCCACGGCGGACGGTTCCGAGGTGCTGCCCCGTCGTCTGCTCGTTCTCGGCGGCGATGTCCTGCCGCACGCGCTCGCCGATCATGTGGCGGCGGCCGGTCGTTGCCGCCTGCTGAATCACTATGGACCGACGGAGACGACGATCGGCTGCCTGACTTTTTCCGTCGAGCAACAGGACAAAGACGCGAGGCTCTCCGCGACCGTGCCGATCGGCCGTCCGATCGACAACGCCGAAGCCTACATCCTAAACGAGCGGCTCGATCCGGTGCCGGTCGGTGTTCCGGGAGATCTCTACCTCGGCGGAGCGGGGCTGGCGCGCGGGTATCTCGGACGGCCCGATCTCACGGCCCAACGGTTCGTGCCTCATCCGCTGGCGTCGGAGCCGGGAGGGCGGCTCTATAAGACGGGGGATGTCGCGCGTCTTCTGCCGGACGGTGCCGTTGAGTTTCTCGGCCGCGCGGATTTCCAGATCAAGCTCCGGGGGTACCGCATCGAATTGGGAGAAATCGAAGCCTGTCTCACCGAGCATCCAGGCATTCGGCAGGCGGTCGTGACGGCGCGCCAGAGCGGGGCGGGCGAGAAGTACCTGGCCGCCTACGTCGTGCCGGGGGATACCAGCGGCGAACCATCCGGTTGGCGAGAATTCTTAAAGGAACGGTTACCGGACTACATGATTCCCTCGGCGATGGTCTGCCTGCCGGCGCTGCCGTTGAATCAGAACGGAAAGGTCGATCGGACGCTCCTGCCGGATCCCGAAGAATATCTGGCCTCGAGCCGGCGGTACGTGGCGCCGCGCAATCCGACGGAAGAGATGCTGGCCGGCATCTGGGGGTCCATTCTGAAGCGGGAGCAGATCGGGATTTACGACAATTTCTTCGATCTCGGCGGACATTCGTTGCTCGCGACGCAGGTGATGGCGCGGGTCCGGTCGGTCTTTCACGTGGACCTGCCGCTGCGGACCCTGTTCGAGGCGACCACGGTGGCCCAGTTGGGGGAGGCGGTGGAATCCGCCGGGCTTCAGGCCGGAGATGCGGACGTGCCGCCGGTGTCGCGGGCGGCGCGCAACGGGGCGATTCCGTTGTCGTTCGCGCAGCAGCGCCTGTGGGTCTTGACCCAGCTGGACCCGGACGGCGCGTCCTACAATCTTCCGATCGCGCTGCGGTTGTCCGGTATTCTCGATCCGGCGGCACTGGAGCGGAGTATCAATGAGTTGGTCCGCCGCCATGAAATCCTGCGGACCACGGTGTCTCTTTCGGAAGGGCAGCCGGTTCAACTCGTGGCGCCGGCGCAGACGATTCCCCTTCCGGTCGTCTCGCTCGATCACTTGCCCGGTTCGGAGCGCGAGGCGGCGGTGTTGCGGCTCGCCACGTCCGAAGCGCAGCGCCCGTTCGAACTGGCCTACGGGCCGATGCTGCGTGTCACGTTGCTCACGCTCGACGCGGAGGAGCACGTGCTGCTCCTGACGATGCACCACATCGTGTCCGACGCGTGGTCCTCGCATATTTTGGTGCGGGAAATGACCGAACTGTACGTGGCCCAGCTTCAAGGCAGACCGGCGTCGCTGCCCGAATTGCCGGTTCAATACGCAGACTTTGCCGTATGGCAGCGCCAGTGGCTGTCCGGCGCGCGTCTCCAGCGCGAGCTGAATTACTGGAAGGATCGGCTGGCGGGCGGCCTCGAGCCGCTGAACCTGCCGATGGACCGCCCGCGCCCTCCGGTTCAGACCTCGCGCGGCGCCTCGCTGACGATACCCGTGTCGCCGGAATTGTCCGCGGCGGTATCCGAACTCGGACGGCGCGAGGGCGTGACCCTGTTCATGACCCTGCTGGCCGGTTTTTACGCGTTGCTGTACCGGTACACGGGCCGGGCCGACCTCATCGTCGGGTCGCCCATCGCCAACAGAACGCGCAGCGAGATCGAAGGGCTCATCGGTTTCTTCGTGAACACGTTGGCGCTGCGGGTGGACCTGTCGGGAAGCCAGACGGTCCGCCAGCTCTTGGCGCTCGTCCGAGAAATCTGTCTCGGTGCCTACACTCACCAGGACGTCCCGTTCGAAAAGCTGGTCGAGGTATTGCAGCCGGTTCGCGACGTCAGCTATTCGCCCATCTTCCAGGTCATGTTCGAATTGCAGAACGCGCCCACGTCTGAGCTGGCCGTGCCCGGTCTGCGCATCGCCGCGGTCGATGCGGAGCCGTTGACGGCCAAGTTCGATCTGACGCTGACCCTGTGTGAAACCGAGGGCGGACTCACGGCCTCGATGGAATACAACACCGATTTGTTCTCCGCCGACAGCGTGGAACGCATGCTCAGGCACTACGAGCTGATCCTGCGGGACATGGTGGCCAGGCCCGATGCCGCGCTCGAAGAACTGCGCCTGTTGACCGGTGAAGAAGAGCGCCGCCTGTTGACCGAATGGAATGCCGGCCCGCCGCTTCGCGTGCCCGGCCGGTCCTTCTCTCAATTGTTCGAGGATCAGGCGTCGGCGACCCCCGATGCCACGGCGGCATCGTGTTGGGAACGGCGCGTGACGTACCGCGAACTGAGCCGGCAGGCCGACCGGGTCGCCCATGCATTGCGAGTTGCAGGAGCGGGACCGGAAACGGTCGTGGCGCTTCTGGGCGATCGAGGCGTGGACTTTCTCGCGATGCTGCTGGGAATTCTCAAAGTTGGCGCCGTATATCTGCCGCTGGATGCGGCGCACCCCGATCTTCGTCTGGCGCACATGCTTTCCGAGAGCCGAGCCGCCGTGCTGTTGACCACGGACAGTCATCGCCGGCGAGTGAAGCCGGTGTTGGACATGTTGGCGGAGGGGACGAGGCCGGCCGTGCTCACGATGGAATGGATCCAGGGATCGGCGACCGCGGATCCCGGTCCGAGCGTACCGAGGCATGCGGCGGAGGCCGCCTACGCGATCTATACCTCCGGATCCACCGGCTCGCCCAAAGGCGCCGTGGTCGAGCATCGCGGGATGCTCAATCACCTCTGGGGGAAAGTCTCGACCCTGCCGTTGACGGCCGGCGACGTGGTTGCCCAAACCGCGTCCCAATGCTTCGACATCTCCGTCTGGCAATTCCTGGCTCCGCTCTTGTGCGGCGCACAGGTCTGCATCGTGTCCGATGAAATCGCCCACGATCCGGAGCGGCTGTTGCGCCACGTCGAACGCGCGGGAATCACGATTCTCGAAACCGTGCCGGCGCTTCTGCAGGGCATGCTCGATGCGGCGGATTCGGCGGCCGCCCAACGGCCGGGTCTCGAACGTCTGCGGATGGTTCTGCCGACGGGAGAGGCGCTGCCCGGGCCGCTGTGCCGAAGATGGCTGGCCCGCCATCCGTTGATTCCGCTGGTCAATGCCTATGGTCCGGCGGAATGTGCGGACGACGTCACCTTGCACCGCATCACCGAGAGTCCGGACGAACAGGTCGTCTCGATGCCGGTCGGCAGACCCGTGCCCAATCTTGAAGTGTACGTCTTGTCGCCCTCCCTCTCACCGGTGCCGGTCGGTGTTGCGGGGGAGTTGTGCGTGGCTGGAGCCGGCGTCGGCCGGGGGTATCTGCGGAATCCGGCCAAGACGGCCGGCGTGTTCGTGCCGCATCCCTTCTCCGACGAACCGGGCTCGCGCCTGTATCGGACCGGCGACATGGCCCGCTATCTGCCCGACGGTACCGTGCAGTTCCTCGGCCGGATCGATCATCAGGTGAAGGTGAGAGGGTTCAGGATTGAGCCGGGAGAAATCGAGTCGCAGCTGATGGAGCATCCGGACATCCACGAGACCGCGGTCGTGGCCAAGGCGGATGCCAGGGGAGACAAACGGCTCGTTGCCTATGCCGCGGGCCGTGCCACTCGCGATGGGCTCCGTGATTTCCTGCGCGAGCGGCTGCCCGAGTACATGATGCCGTCGGCGATCGTGATGCTGGACTCATTGCCCCGGAATGCCAACGGCAAAATCGATCGCCGTTCGTTGCCCGAGCCGGCCGGCCGGGATCCGCAGCAGACGTTCGTTTCACCCCGCACGGAGATGGAGGCGCAGCTTGCGGGCGAATGGTCGGAAGTCCTCGGCCTGGATCGCGTAGGCGTCCACGACAACTTTTTCGACCTGGGCGGCCACTCATTGACCGCGGTGCAGCTCGTTTCCCGCATCCAACGGCTGGTCGGAAAACCGATCGCACTGCTCGATCTTTTCCAGGCTCCGACGATCGCCGCCTTGGCGGAGCGGATCTCCGGTCAAGCCGAGGCCGCTTCTTCTCCGTTCGTGGTGCTTCAGGACGGGCGCGGGAGCGCGCCGCTGTTCTGCTTCGATCCGACCGGAACGCACGTCTCGGCCTATCAGTCGCTCGCCTATGCGTTGGAGGAAGACCGGCCCGTCTACGGATTGGCCTTGAGCTGGATCTTTTCCGAGCAGTGGAACGCATTGTCGATTGACGGTATCGCCGCACGCTTCACCGCCATCATCCTCGAACGGCAGCCGGTGGGGCCGTACCACCTGCTCGGATGGTCCAACGGCGGGGCCATTGCCCTGGCCGTGGCGCGGCTTCTCGAACAGCAGGGACGGCAGCCGGCCTTTCTCGGCATTCTCGATACGCAGCCCCAAATTGCGGCGGCATCCGGAGCTTCGATCGGGGAGGACCTCCTCCATTATATACAGGGAGACCGGAAGGAGATGTTTCTGGCCCTGCCTGCCGCCGAACGGCGGGCGCTCACGGACGCGCTGGAGCGGCTGGGCGAAGAGGATCGCGTGACGTATGCGATCCGATGGGCCCAAGACCGCCGTCTGCTGTCCCGCGAGGAGTCCGACGCCTCCGTGTCCGCTCTGAAGGTCGCCTATGCGTTGGATTGCGAGACCGTCCGCGTCTTGCGCGAGGCCGCGCGGCATCCTCTAAGGACGCCGATTCATGCCTGGTGGACCAGCGCCACGCTGAGCAAGCGGGGAGGGGCCCCCGTCGATTGGACCGGCTGCACCAGCGGGCCGGTGGAAACCAAAACGATCGTGGGCGAGCACATGGACGCGGTCCAGAGCATTCAGGTTCATCAACAGATCAGCGAGATTCTGACGCGCCACGCGGAGGTTCGGCAGGAACACTAA